One Zymoseptoria tritici IPO323 chromosome 3, whole genome shotgun sequence genomic region harbors:
- the MgBGN16.1 gene encoding putative endo-beta-1,6-glucanase (Endo-Beta-1,6-Glucanase (Signal P secreted)): MHIQTFLALAGSATLTCGLALQERASAAAYTTDKDLNYKNSPIGAPVSGNGSPNGRATWKLNIDDTSSGCKQTIDGFGGCVTDATVTSFNTLSSGAQSSLLKEMSHFSLLRHTIASSDLSGDPAYTYDDNGGNADPSLSGFNLGDRGNAMTTLLKSMKNLNSKIKILGSPWSAPGWMKLNKVITGTTNQNNLNDGYLDNSGPGYSQAFAQYFVKYIQALNNRGVSIDAITVQNEPLNSNAGFPTMYMFDYEQAQLVNNYVGPALRNAGIGADVWAYDHNTDHPEYPERVINGAGNYVGAAAWHCYAGTLNWTVLTDFHNKFPNKKQYMTECYTTNTTGLNWVAGFVMGPLQNWASGSIAWTLGTTDKNGPYLSAETGPCKVCRGLFTTSNGNYQLNVDYYVMAQFSKYIPVGATVLSGSGSYNFDNGGIQSVATRNPDGSRTVVIHNSFSNDVYVTLTTKSGQTWSGNTPANSVTSWILP; encoded by the exons ATGCATATCCAAACATTTCTTGCCCTCGCCGGCTCGGCCACCCTGACTTGTGGTCTAGCTCTACAGGAGCGGGCAAGTGCTGCAGCGTACACCACAGACAAGGACCTCAACTACAAGAACTCGCCGATTGGCGCACCCGTCTCTGGAAACGGCAGTCCAAATGGCAGAGCAACTTGGAAACTCAACATCGACGACACCTCGTCAGGTTGCAAGCAGACGATCGATGGCTTTGGTGGCTGTGTCACCGACGCAACAGTGACCAGTTTCAATACCCTATCGAGCGGTGCACAGAGCTCTCTACTCAAGGAAATGTCCCACTTCAGCTTACTACGACACACGATCGCATCTTCCGACCTCTCTGGTGACCCGGCTTACACATACGACGATAACGGTGGCAACGCGGACCCCTCATTGTCTGGCTTCAACCTCGGAGACCGTGGCAATGCCATGACCACCCTGCTGAAGTCGATGAAGAATTTGAACTCCAAGATCAAGATTCTTGGAAGTCCATGGAGTGCTCCTGGCTGGATGAAGCTGAACAAAGTGATCACTGGAACGACTAACCAAAATAATTTGAACGACGGCTATCTGGACAATAGCGGTCCTGGATATTCTCAGGCGTTTGCACAGTACTTCGTGAAGTACATTCAGGCTCTCAATAACCGTGGCGTGTCAATCGACGCCATCACCGTCCAGAACGAACCGCTGAACTCCAATGCAGGATTCCCGACCAT GTACATGTTTGATTATGAGCAGGCCCAATTGGTCAACAACTACGTCGGTCCTGCATTGAGGAATGCCGGAATAGGCGCAGACGTTTGGGCCTACGATCACAACACTG ATCACCCAGAATACCCCGAGCGAGTGATCAACGGTGCGGGCAACTACGTCGGCGCCGCAGCCTGGCACTGCTACGCCGGCACCTTGAACTGGACAGTCCTCACAGATTTCCACAACAAGTTCCCCAACAAGAAACAATACATGACAGAGTGTTACACGACAAACACCACTGGACTGAACTGGGTCGCCGGCTTCGTCATGGGTCCACTCCAGAACTGGGCTTCGGGCAGCATCGCTTGGACTCTCGGCACCACGGACAAGAATGGACCGTATCTCTCTGCTGAAACTGGACCCTGCAAGGTTTGCCGTGGTTTATTCACGACTAGCAACGGCAACTACCAGCTTAATGTCGACTACTACGTGATGGCGCAGTTCAGCAAGTATATTCCCGTTGGCGCCACTGTGCTCAGCGGAAGTGGAAGCTACAACTTCGACAATGGCGGAATTCAATCTGTTGCTACGAGAAATCCGGATGGTAGCCGTACGGTGGTTATTCATAACTCTTTTTCGAATGATGTATATGTTACGTTGACGACCAAGAGTGGACAGACTTGGAGTGGGAATACACCGGCGAACTCGGTCACTTCTTGGATCCTGCCGTAG